From the Musa acuminata AAA Group cultivar baxijiao chromosome BXJ1-2, Cavendish_Baxijiao_AAA, whole genome shotgun sequence genome, one window contains:
- the LOC135612211 gene encoding transcription factor bHLH149-like translates to MAISNAERGTAAAKEGGGERKRKRGAEKPLAKWRTQGEQKTYSSKLVEALRRVRRSSPAASTDHSRSRAVRAAADRALALAARGQTRWSRAILSGRTLKLRVRALARAGGPKSLGGVATVFASRPAEKTKPQALERKARVLGRLVPGCRKLPLATILEEASDYIAALEMQVRAMSTIANILSAAGSQPM, encoded by the coding sequence ATGGCGATTTCGAACGCGGAGCGGGGAACCGCCGCCGCTAAGGAGGGAGGAGGGGAGAGGAAGCGGAAGCGCGGGGCGGAGAAGCCGCTGGCCAAGTGGAGGACGCAGGGCGAGCAGAAAACCTATTCCTCCAAGCTCGTCGAGGCCCTCCGCCGCGTCCGCCGGTCCTCCCCGGCGGCGTCGACGGATCACTCGCGCAGCCGCGCTGTCCGGGCGGCGGCGGACCGGGCTCTGGCGCTGGCGGCGCGAGGTCAGACGCGCTGGAGCCGCGCGATCCTCTCCGGCCGGACGCTCAAGCTCAGGGTTCGGGCGCTGGCGCGGGCTGGCGGGCCGAAGTCCCTCGGCGGCGTCGCCACCGTCTTCGCCTCCCGTCCGGCGGAAAAGACGAAGCCGCAGGCGCTGGAGCGGAAGGCGAGGGTTCTGGGCCGGCTGGTTCCCGGCTGCCGGAAGCTGCCTTTGGCGACGATCCTGGAGGAGGCGTCGGACTACATCGCCGCGCTCGAGATGCAGGTGCGGGCCATGAGCACCATTGCCAACATCCTCTCCGCCGCAGGTTCGCAGCCGATGTGA